Proteins encoded in a region of the Cytobacillus pseudoceanisediminis genome:
- a CDS encoding YuzD family protein — protein MKKEIEITVYGAEQLCPSCVNLPSSKETYEWLEAAVSRKFANQPFKIVYVDIHNPPEEENKKEFALRVIEEDMFYPVVLIEDEIVGEGNPKLKTIYAEMEKYGYQAV, from the coding sequence TTGAAAAAAGAAATTGAAATCACTGTGTATGGTGCAGAACAGCTTTGTCCAAGCTGTGTGAATCTCCCATCATCCAAGGAGACATATGAATGGCTGGAAGCGGCAGTATCCCGCAAATTTGCCAACCAGCCTTTTAAAATTGTGTATGTTGACATTCATAATCCGCCCGAAGAAGAGAACAAAAAAGAGTTCGCCTTGAGAGTGATTGAGGAGGATATGTTTTACCCGGTTGTCCTGATTGAGGATGAAATTGTTGGTGAAGGCAATCCGAAATTAAAAACAATCTATGCGGAAATGGAAAAGTACGGATACCAGGCAGTTTAA
- a CDS encoding NAD(P)/FAD-dependent oxidoreductase: MKNLVILGGGYGGMRALARLLPNQLPDDVSITLIDRVPYHCLKTEYYALAAGTISDQHVRVSFPEHQRLTIKYGEVTKISIEENKVYLQGEEPVLYDDIIIGLGCEDKYHNVPGADIHTYSIQTIEKSRRTYEALNNLSPGSVVGIVGAGLSGVELASELNESRPDLKVKLFDRGKHILSAFSERLSTYVENWFLEHNVEIINQSNITKVEEKTLYNHDEAIHCDAIVWTAGIQPNKVVRDMNVEKDQQGRVVLTKHHNIPGNEHVYVVGDCASLPHAPSAQLAEGQAEQIVQILLKRWKGEELPETLPVIKLKGVLGSLGKKHGFGLVAERPITGRVARLLKSGILWMYKYHNG; encoded by the coding sequence ATGAAAAATCTTGTGATACTTGGCGGAGGTTATGGCGGTATGAGGGCGCTTGCCCGCCTTTTGCCTAATCAGCTTCCTGATGATGTCTCCATTACACTAATAGATCGTGTTCCTTATCATTGTTTAAAAACTGAATATTACGCTCTTGCTGCAGGCACCATTTCCGATCAGCATGTGCGTGTATCATTCCCTGAACATCAAAGATTGACCATTAAATACGGTGAAGTGACGAAAATCAGCATAGAGGAAAACAAGGTTTATCTTCAAGGCGAGGAGCCTGTTTTATATGATGATATAATAATAGGCCTTGGTTGTGAAGATAAGTATCATAATGTTCCGGGAGCCGACATTCACACATATAGCATTCAAACAATTGAAAAATCCAGAAGAACGTATGAAGCTTTAAATAATCTATCACCAGGCTCTGTTGTTGGAATTGTGGGTGCAGGATTAAGCGGAGTAGAACTGGCTTCAGAATTAAATGAAAGCCGTCCGGATTTGAAAGTCAAATTGTTCGATAGAGGGAAGCATATACTCTCTGCATTCTCTGAAAGATTAAGCACATATGTAGAAAATTGGTTTCTAGAACATAATGTAGAAATTATTAACCAATCAAATATTACTAAAGTAGAAGAAAAAACCCTTTATAATCATGACGAAGCCATCCACTGTGATGCCATCGTATGGACAGCCGGCATCCAGCCGAACAAAGTGGTTCGCGATATGAATGTGGAAAAGGATCAGCAAGGACGGGTAGTTTTAACGAAGCATCACAATATCCCTGGAAATGAACATGTCTATGTCGTAGGAGATTGTGCAAGCCTTCCGCATGCACCAAGTGCCCAGCTTGCTGAAGGGCAGGCAGAGCAAATCGTTCAAATCCTATTGAAACGCTGGAAAGGTGAGGAACTCCCTGAAACATTGCCAGTAATCAAACTTAAAGGAGTTCTTGGATCATTGGGCAAAAAGCACGGATTCGGTCTAGTCGCAGAACGCCCTATCACAGGACGTGTTGCCCGCCTGCTAAAATCGGGGATTTTATGGATGTATAAATACCATAACGGATAA
- a CDS encoding YuzB family protein, which yields MIKPIIEFCISNLASGSQKALEKLEKDYDLDVIEYGCLGYCGKCASTLFALVNGEVVTGETPDELVENIYQYLDENPMF from the coding sequence GTGATTAAGCCAATCATCGAATTTTGCATCAGCAATTTGGCCAGCGGCTCTCAAAAAGCGCTTGAAAAGCTGGAAAAGGATTATGACCTGGATGTCATAGAATATGGCTGTCTTGGGTATTGCGGCAAATGTGCAAGCACTCTTTTTGCGCTTGTGAACGGAGAAGTGGTTACTGGAGAAACGCCAGATGAACTGGTTGAAAATATATATCAATATCTGGATGAAAATCCAATGTTTTAA
- a CDS encoding DUF2225 domain-containing protein: protein MQSLQREFHHKKIRTRFVKVFNYDSDFCPIYSDESMNPLLYYINTCPHCGYSESEDFSPYFPPGALDMINSKVVDAWIPQDYCQDRTIPVAINAYKLAIYCGTLKREKHIIMAGLYIRLAWLFRSIKNDNQEQRFLKLALKEYSESYMSDDFKGSSISETRIFYLIGELSRRTHQSEQAVKYFSKVIELQSRSTEPKLIEMARERWHEMRQEQKTAGN from the coding sequence ATGCAGAGTCTGCAGAGAGAGTTTCACCACAAAAAAATCCGCACCCGATTTGTAAAAGTATTTAATTATGACAGTGATTTTTGCCCAATTTATTCTGATGAAAGCATGAATCCTCTTCTATATTATATTAACACTTGCCCACATTGCGGCTACTCAGAATCAGAGGACTTTTCCCCTTATTTTCCGCCTGGAGCCCTGGACATGATTAATTCTAAAGTTGTAGATGCCTGGATACCCCAGGATTATTGCCAGGACCGTACCATCCCTGTTGCAATCAACGCCTATAAGCTGGCTATTTATTGCGGTACTTTAAAAAGGGAGAAGCATATTATTATGGCTGGTTTATATATCAGGCTGGCCTGGCTTTTCCGGAGTATAAAAAATGATAATCAAGAACAGAGATTTTTGAAACTTGCTCTAAAAGAATATTCGGAGTCTTATATGTCAGATGATTTTAAAGGATCATCTATTTCTGAAACGAGGATTTTCTATCTGATCGGAGAGTTATCCAGAAGGACACATCAGTCTGAACAGGCTGTTAAATACTTTTCAAAAGTAATTGAACTGCAAAGCCGCTCCACTGAGCCTAAATTAATTGAAATGGCAAGAGAACGCTGGCATGAGATGAGACAGGAACAAAAAACTGCCGGCAACTAA
- a CDS encoding HesB/IscA family protein, with the protein MEQVVDITEAAALHIKEMMKQNEEEDAFLRVAVKGGGCSGLSYGMGFAHEVEEGDIQSEHYGIQVLVSKEDAPILKGTKIDYKQSMMGGGFTIDNPNAIANCGCGSSFRTASNTGTPEEC; encoded by the coding sequence ATGGAACAAGTTGTGGATATAACAGAAGCAGCAGCTTTGCATATAAAAGAAATGATGAAACAAAATGAGGAAGAAGATGCATTCTTGCGTGTAGCCGTTAAAGGAGGCGGGTGCAGCGGACTTTCCTATGGAATGGGGTTTGCCCATGAAGTCGAGGAGGGTGATATCCAGTCAGAGCATTATGGTATCCAGGTTCTTGTCAGCAAGGAAGACGCCCCTATCTTAAAAGGCACAAAAATTGATTACAAACAATCGATGATGGGCGGCGGATTCACAATCGATAATCCTAATGCAATCGCAAATTGTGGTTGTGGGTCATCTTTCCGTACCGCTTCAAATACAGGTACTCCGGAAGAGTGCTAA